The following are encoded together in the Terriglobia bacterium genome:
- a CDS encoding DUF2007 domain-containing protein yields MGTQPQADPELVNVFDTQQESEALVVHALLTSAGIESDVASIDAAQSIWPGVGGVVVRVNPAQAEEAKKVIEEYKNSIPAEEIEAEEGAEDTVE; encoded by the coding sequence ATGGGCACACAACCGCAAGCGGACCCTGAACTGGTGAATGTGTTTGACACGCAACAGGAATCGGAGGCCCTGGTGGTTCATGCGCTGCTGACTTCGGCGGGAATTGAATCCGACGTCGCCAGCATTGACGCCGCGCAGTCTATCTGGCCGGGCGTGGGCGGCGTGGTGGTGCGCGTGAACCCGGCGCAGGCCGAAGAAGCCAAGAAGGTCATTGAAGAGTACAAGAACAGCATTCCCGCGGAAGAAATAGAAGCGGAAGAAGGCGCGGAAGACACGGTGGAATAG
- a CDS encoding ComEC/Rec2 family competence protein, with amino-acid sequence MNVPQHPEPPQLNTHAPLIVAAAAFACGIWLAGQLLRSPSQWSIASALLAACAMAAVANKNLRIAQASAVLALVGAGAFARVCTPIPSVVVPPAEFISGERVEVIGHVVNDGATLAGSGPRERFDLQTESMMLGELKFTQPVGIRATLFSSNRRAKSEDSVGSPQFPEMAYGDRVHFIAKLRPPRNFRNPGAFDYEGYLHSLGISTLASVSVDEIEILPGRAGGRLGFWRSRIRRSILEHINGQPTALWSREDAALFSAMIIGDDSLLLRNVREEFQQTGVYHLLVVSGMNVALLAFAVFWLARRLRTPQWAASVVTIALAVFYAYIAGMGVPIMRAVLMLSVYLLARLFYRGRQSLNATGFAALIVLVISPAALFEAGFQLTFLALVAIAGIGVPVLQRTSSPYRLALLHMDSTAYDLNLEPKLAQLRLDMRLIMERLGRFVGAAPARWLVLAVVSAGVAVFELIAVSAITQATLVAPMRAYFHRAAIIGMPANILVLPLAGVMLNSGVAAIALSYVWWPLARVAGFIAAAALHWTLGCLQWLAHFNISQWRVPDAGVVIFLVAATGILLALLAVRRQPQTATAGLALLFASAAVVAFYAPRPAIEPGKLEVTSIDVGQGDSLLVISPQGRTMLIDGGGSVGPVRSEFDFGEDVVSTYLWSRGIAHLDVVALTHAHGDHIGGLTRIVENFHPRELWVGINPQTDAVARLYQTALQNHAVIRIHTAGEELEWGSAQVRVLAPPADWRPKVRPANDDSLALLVSYGRTSALLAGDLENKMEKFVATEALHADLLKVAHHGSATSTTPELLAAVEPKFAVVSVGYRNSFGHPRADVLQRLEASHVRTYRTDLLGAVTFLLDGKQVQAKLASSY; translated from the coding sequence ATGAACGTCCCGCAACATCCTGAGCCTCCGCAACTAAACACTCATGCGCCTCTCATCGTGGCAGCCGCGGCGTTTGCTTGCGGAATCTGGCTGGCGGGACAACTGCTGCGTTCTCCTTCGCAATGGAGCATCGCGTCGGCGCTGCTGGCAGCGTGCGCGATGGCCGCTGTCGCCAACAAGAACCTGCGGATCGCGCAAGCTTCGGCAGTGCTGGCTCTGGTTGGGGCCGGAGCTTTTGCGCGTGTTTGCACGCCAATCCCCAGCGTGGTGGTTCCTCCTGCGGAGTTCATCAGCGGCGAGCGCGTGGAAGTCATCGGCCACGTTGTGAATGACGGCGCAACCCTGGCCGGAAGCGGGCCGCGCGAACGCTTCGATCTGCAAACCGAGAGCATGATGCTCGGCGAACTCAAATTCACGCAGCCGGTGGGCATTCGCGCAACGCTGTTTTCCAGCAACCGGCGAGCCAAAAGCGAGGACTCAGTCGGGAGTCCGCAATTTCCCGAGATGGCGTACGGCGACCGTGTACATTTCATCGCCAAGTTGCGACCGCCGAGAAATTTTCGCAACCCCGGTGCATTTGACTACGAGGGCTACCTGCACAGCCTGGGAATTTCGACGCTGGCTTCGGTTTCCGTCGACGAAATTGAAATCCTTCCGGGAAGAGCCGGCGGCCGGCTGGGTTTCTGGCGCAGCCGCATTCGCCGCAGCATTCTGGAGCACATCAACGGGCAACCAACGGCGCTGTGGAGCCGCGAGGACGCCGCGCTGTTTTCCGCGATGATCATCGGCGACGATTCGCTTCTGCTGCGCAACGTCCGCGAAGAATTTCAGCAGACCGGCGTTTACCACCTGCTGGTGGTCTCCGGAATGAACGTGGCGCTGCTGGCGTTCGCCGTATTCTGGCTGGCGCGGCGGCTGCGCACACCGCAGTGGGCGGCTTCGGTGGTCACGATTGCGCTGGCCGTCTTTTATGCGTACATCGCGGGCATGGGCGTACCCATCATGCGCGCGGTGCTCATGTTGTCTGTCTATTTACTGGCACGGCTGTTTTATCGGGGAAGACAGTCGCTGAACGCCACCGGGTTTGCCGCACTGATAGTGCTGGTAATTTCGCCCGCGGCCTTGTTTGAGGCGGGGTTCCAACTAACGTTTCTGGCGTTGGTGGCGATTGCCGGCATCGGCGTGCCGGTGTTGCAGCGCACGTCGTCACCCTACCGCCTGGCTCTTCTGCATATGGACTCCACCGCTTACGATCTCAATCTGGAGCCAAAGCTCGCGCAGCTTCGGCTGGACATGCGCTTGATCATGGAACGGCTGGGACGTTTTGTAGGCGCAGCTCCAGCGCGATGGCTGGTGCTGGCCGTGGTGAGCGCCGGCGTGGCAGTGTTCGAGTTGATCGCGGTGTCAGCGATTACCCAGGCGACGCTGGTGGCGCCGATGCGGGCGTATTTCCACCGCGCAGCCATCATCGGGATGCCGGCCAACATTCTGGTGCTGCCGCTGGCCGGAGTCATGCTCAACTCCGGCGTGGCCGCCATCGCGTTGAGCTATGTGTGGTGGCCGCTGGCGCGGGTCGCCGGCTTCATCGCCGCGGCCGCCCTCCACTGGACGCTGGGCTGCCTGCAATGGCTGGCACACTTCAATATCTCGCAGTGGCGCGTGCCGGATGCCGGCGTGGTGATCTTCCTGGTGGCGGCGACAGGGATTTTGCTGGCGCTGCTGGCGGTCCGCCGGCAACCGCAGACCGCCACGGCCGGACTTGCGCTGTTATTCGCGTCTGCGGCGGTTGTAGCGTTCTACGCGCCGCGTCCCGCCATTGAACCAGGCAAGCTGGAAGTGACCAGCATTGACGTTGGCCAGGGCGATTCCCTGCTGGTGATTTCTCCACAAGGCCGCACCATGTTGATTGACGGCGGCGGCAGCGTGGGCCCGGTACGGAGCGAATTCGATTTCGGAGAAGACGTGGTCTCGACGTATTTGTGGTCGCGCGGCATTGCTCATCTGGACGTGGTGGCGCTTACCCACGCACATGGTGATCACATCGGCGGCCTGACGCGAATCGTTGAGAATTTTCATCCGCGCGAGCTGTGGGTGGGCATCAATCCCCAGACGGACGCGGTGGCCCGGCTGTACCAGACGGCGCTGCAGAACCACGCGGTCATCCGCATACACACTGCGGGCGAAGAATTGGAGTGGGGCAGCGCCCAGGTGCGCGTGCTGGCTCCACCCGCTGACTGGCGGCCCAAGGTACGCCCTGCGAATGATGATTCCCTGGCTTTGCTGGTTTCTTATGGCAGGACGTCTGCGCTGCTGGCCGGTGACTTGGAAAACAAGATGGAAAAATTCGTGGCCACGGAAGCGCTGCACGCCGATCTGCTGAAAGTAGCGCACCACGGCAGCGCCACCTCCACCACGCCGGAGCTGCTGGCAGCGGTGGAGCCAAAGTTCGCCGTGGTTTCTGTGGGTTACCGAAATTCGTTCGGACATCCGCGCGCGGACGTCCTGCAACGCCTGGAAGCGTCGCACGTGCGCACATACCGTACTGATCTGCTGGGCGCGGTGACTTTTCTGCTCGATGGAAAACAGGTCCAAGCCAAGCTGGCCTCAAGCTACTGA
- a CDS encoding DUF3108 domain-containing protein: MFLFPGDSSPHPPADIAQAVLVAPSIAKPRPEYQPQVGQTYVYAAEWRIFSAGVATLRMEKAGPEYRTVGTADAAGTVALLFHVQDRLESFFDPSSFCSRSVSRHLEEGFRRVESSTTFDYQRRKSVTDHKNLRKNESRHEEHDVPNCVTDVLSGIYYVGSLPLLPGRTYNFPLNDGGETVTVGVHAEAREQIKTPAGTFDTIRVQPESSSPVLRSKGKLWIWYSEDAARVPVQMRARMDWGTLTFVLQRIDKAKK; this comes from the coding sequence GTGTTTTTATTTCCCGGCGACTCATCGCCGCACCCGCCTGCCGATATCGCCCAGGCGGTCCTGGTCGCACCTTCCATCGCCAAGCCTCGCCCGGAGTACCAGCCCCAGGTCGGCCAGACCTACGTCTATGCGGCCGAATGGCGCATCTTCAGCGCGGGAGTCGCCACTCTGCGCATGGAGAAGGCTGGTCCGGAATACCGGACGGTGGGCACCGCTGACGCTGCCGGCACCGTGGCCCTGCTGTTCCATGTCCAGGACCGGCTGGAGTCTTTCTTTGACCCGTCCAGTTTTTGTTCGCGCAGCGTTTCCCGCCATCTGGAAGAAGGCTTCCGCCGCGTGGAGTCCAGCACCACCTTTGACTACCAGCGCCGCAAGTCGGTCACCGACCACAAGAACCTCAGGAAGAATGAGAGCCGGCACGAAGAGCATGACGTTCCCAACTGCGTGACTGACGTGCTTTCCGGAATCTACTACGTGGGTTCTCTGCCGCTGCTGCCCGGCCGCACCTACAATTTCCCGCTCAACGACGGCGGCGAGACGGTAACCGTCGGCGTGCACGCCGAAGCGCGCGAGCAGATCAAGACTCCAGCAGGGACGTTCGATACCATCCGCGTGCAGCCGGAAAGTTCCTCTCCTGTGCTGCGTAGCAAGGGCAAGCTATGGATCTGGTATTCAGAGGACGCCGCCCGCGTCCCGGTGCAGATGCGCGCCCGCATGGACTGGGGCACGCTCACTTTTGTCCTGCAGCGCATAGACAAGGCCAAGAAGTAG
- a CDS encoding class I SAM-dependent RNA methyltransferase, whose product MNLKIEKMVYGGDGLARLPDGKAVFLPFVLPGEEVSATLSKEKSSFARGTAEHVIKPSEMRIQPQCEYFSSCGGCHYQHTAYSTQLEFKRAILRETLLRNAKFEWTKEIITHSAEAWNYRNRTRVKIRGGKDFALGYHRVSSHDLLPVKNCPISSPAVNRLITQLWELGLAGGVPQGVNEIEFFADHADSRLVLEIYQAPDAQGIREFAGELQNRISEIQGLAIFSGPAGGGQAQMKEAVGNPSLMYQVGEKAFRVSAGSFFQTNRLLVQELVKTVTSDFFGKIAVDLYAGVGLFANHLAKRFDQVFAVESAPASAADLQANALKNVVPVKTTTEQFLPRCLNLHPDVVVVDPPRSGLGTKASQLLAALRVKKIVYVSCDPATLARDVRLLLETGYHVEDVHLIDLFPQTFHIESIVRLSR is encoded by the coding sequence GTGAATCTTAAAATCGAAAAGATGGTCTACGGCGGCGATGGCCTGGCTCGTCTTCCCGACGGGAAAGCCGTGTTTTTGCCCTTTGTGCTTCCCGGCGAGGAAGTAAGCGCCACCTTGAGCAAAGAGAAGAGCAGCTTTGCCCGGGGCACGGCCGAGCATGTGATCAAGCCGTCAGAGATGCGGATCCAACCGCAGTGCGAGTACTTCTCGAGCTGCGGCGGCTGCCACTACCAGCACACCGCATACTCGACGCAACTGGAGTTCAAACGCGCCATCCTGCGGGAAACGCTGCTGCGCAACGCCAAGTTTGAGTGGACCAAGGAAATCATCACGCATTCGGCGGAAGCCTGGAATTACCGCAACCGGACGCGGGTGAAGATTCGCGGCGGAAAGGACTTTGCGCTGGGCTACCATCGCGTGTCGTCGCATGATCTGCTGCCGGTAAAGAATTGTCCCATCAGCTCGCCGGCGGTGAACCGGCTGATCACGCAGTTGTGGGAACTGGGGCTGGCTGGCGGCGTTCCCCAAGGGGTGAACGAAATTGAGTTCTTCGCCGACCATGCTGACTCCCGCCTGGTGTTGGAGATTTACCAAGCCCCGGACGCCCAGGGAATCCGCGAATTTGCCGGCGAGCTGCAGAACCGAATCTCAGAGATACAGGGCCTGGCCATCTTTTCCGGCCCAGCCGGGGGCGGACAGGCGCAGATGAAAGAAGCGGTGGGCAATCCGTCACTGATGTACCAGGTGGGTGAAAAGGCCTTCAGGGTGAGCGCGGGATCGTTTTTCCAGACTAACCGCTTGCTGGTGCAGGAGCTGGTAAAGACGGTGACTTCTGATTTCTTCGGCAAGATCGCCGTGGACCTGTACGCCGGCGTTGGGTTGTTCGCCAACCATCTGGCCAAGCGCTTTGATCAGGTGTTTGCCGTGGAGTCGGCGCCGGCGTCGGCGGCTGATCTCCAGGCCAACGCGCTCAAGAACGTGGTCCCGGTGAAGACCACCACCGAGCAGTTTCTGCCGCGCTGCCTCAATCTTCATCCGGACGTGGTGGTGGTTGATCCGCCGCGCTCCGGCCTGGGGACCAAAGCCAGCCAGCTTCTGGCCGCGCTTCGGGTGAAGAAGATTGTGTACGTCTCCTGCGACCCAGCGACGCTGGCGCGCGACGTCCGCCTGCTGCTGGAAACCGGCTACCACGTGGAAGACGTGCACCTGATTGATCTGTTTCCCCAGACTTTTCATATTGAAAGCATCGTAAGGCTGTCACGATAG
- a CDS encoding glycosyltransferase family 9 protein: MTKILIVRLGALGDILHALPAATAIRRALPEATLGWLVEERWSELLTARRHKHSPVDRGPQKPVVDLVHTVNTARWRRRFFRPATLKEIRGGFKRVRDTRYDIILDFQGNIKSGFFAWLGGAPVIAGYVDPRESAARLFYSHKFSRSGDHVIEQNLALAAQTLKDHVGLAELPMTAPQLPRDPAGEAWAEREIQRLGIASFAIVNPGAGWGGKQWPAERFGQVAAALATHNIKTLVNVGPGEETLGQAVAGASKSNAFLLNCTVGQLIAITRRARLFVGGDTGPLHLAAALGVPAVGLYGPTDPARTGPFGPNTIALRHPESETTFSHHRRPEEGLLKIDAEEVIAAARHLLASKPVSSNQVAGKPVESSHA, translated from the coding sequence ATGACCAAAATCCTCATCGTGCGCCTGGGCGCGCTCGGCGACATTCTCCATGCCTTGCCCGCGGCCACGGCCATCCGCCGCGCCCTGCCGGAGGCGACGCTTGGCTGGCTGGTGGAGGAGCGCTGGTCAGAACTGCTGACCGCGCGCCGTCACAAACACAGCCCCGTTGATCGCGGCCCGCAGAAGCCGGTGGTGGACCTGGTGCACACGGTCAACACCGCGCGCTGGCGCCGGCGTTTCTTTCGTCCGGCCACGCTCAAGGAAATTCGCGGAGGCTTCAAACGCGTGCGCGACACGCGCTATGACATCATTTTGGATTTCCAAGGCAACATCAAGTCAGGTTTTTTCGCCTGGCTCGGCGGCGCTCCGGTCATTGCCGGCTACGTTGATCCTCGCGAATCCGCAGCACGATTGTTTTACTCCCACAAATTCTCCCGCTCGGGTGACCACGTGATCGAACAGAATCTTGCTCTGGCTGCGCAAACGCTCAAGGACCATGTCGGGCTGGCAGAACTGCCAATGACGGCGCCGCAACTGCCGCGCGATCCTGCGGGCGAAGCCTGGGCCGAGCGCGAGATCCAGCGGCTGGGCATTGCCAGCTTCGCCATCGTGAACCCCGGCGCTGGCTGGGGCGGCAAGCAGTGGCCGGCGGAGCGCTTCGGACAGGTTGCCGCGGCGCTGGCCACCCACAACATCAAAACTCTGGTCAACGTGGGCCCCGGAGAAGAAACTTTGGGGCAGGCTGTGGCCGGCGCCAGCAAAAGCAACGCATTTCTCCTCAACTGCACAGTCGGACAACTCATCGCCATCACCCGCCGCGCGCGCCTTTTCGTTGGCGGCGATACCGGCCCGTTGCATCTGGCGGCTGCGCTCGGCGTTCCCGCCGTGGGACTCTACGGTCCCACCGATCCGGCGCGCACCGGCCCTTTTGGCCCCAACACCATTGCCCTGCGACATCCGGAGAGCGAGACAACTTTTTCTCATCATCGCCGGCCGGAAGAAGGCCTGCTGAAGATCGACGCGGAGGAAGTAATTGCCGCCGCCCGTCATCTCTTAGCAAGCAAACCAGTGTCAAGCAACCAAGTAGCTGGCAAGCCTGTGGAAAGCAGCCATGCCTAG
- a CDS encoding isoprenylcysteine carboxylmethyltransferase family protein, which produces MPSWSRIATRMRVPLGFVFAAAYFWFARPQWLFIAAGGVVIVAGVFVRAVSSGHIRKNAELTTTGPYAFTRNPLYLGSVLIAIGFAVAARNWWIAGGALLMFLAIYLPVIRAEEKYLRSIFPDYNQYAAHVPRLLPRLTPYRNAGESVASAQQFSMELYLRHREYNAAIGSACMLGALILKMVLVQH; this is translated from the coding sequence ATGCCTAGCTGGTCGCGGATCGCAACTCGTATGCGCGTGCCGCTGGGCTTTGTTTTTGCCGCGGCGTATTTTTGGTTTGCGCGTCCGCAGTGGCTGTTTATTGCCGCCGGTGGCGTGGTCATTGTTGCCGGTGTTTTCGTCCGTGCAGTGTCCTCCGGACACATCCGCAAGAACGCCGAGCTCACCACCACCGGGCCGTACGCCTTCACCCGCAACCCGCTGTACCTGGGCTCCGTGCTCATCGCCATTGGGTTTGCCGTGGCCGCGCGCAACTGGTGGATTGCCGGCGGCGCACTCCTCATGTTCCTGGCGATCTACCTGCCGGTGATCCGCGCGGAAGAAAAATACTTGCGTTCAATTTTCCCTGATTACAACCAGTACGCGGCGCATGTGCCCCGTCTTCTGCCCCGGCTCACGCCCTACCGTAACGCGGGCGAAAGCGTTGCCTCGGCGCAGCAATTTTCTATGGAGCTTTATCTCCGCCACCGCGAGTACAATGCAGCTATAGGTTCTGCCTGCATGTTAGGCGCTTTGATCCTCAAAATGGTCTTGGTACAACATTGA